The Prevotella melaninogenica genome has a segment encoding these proteins:
- a CDS encoding alpha-L-fucosidase, producing MWLNSYSHFFKATIACTSLLFSSVVLPTLHAQEQNVVIINPTDSPAEIVRKAANVVPSARQFNWQRQELTAFLHYGINTYTGREWGDGKESPAIFNPTDLDADQWIRELKAAGFKCAILTCKHHDGFCLWPSAYTEHSVKNSPWKKGKGDVVREVSDACKKYGMDFGVYLSPWDRNSDLYGTEAYNDFFVKQLTELLTQYGKVSEVWFDGACGEGPNGKKQVYDFVRWYELIRKLQPKAVIAVMGPDVRWVGTETGRGREMEWSVVPKDNLDQDAIAKNSQKEVLTAPVGDMMGQDLGSRKKIEKAKSLIWYPAEIDVSIRPGWFYHEDQDSKVKSPKELMDIYFTSVGMNGVLLLNLPPNKEGKLSEADIRSLRGFRQLYATTFTDNLLAKAKVTCALSEGKGRNVIDDNYDTSVRPKMKDGKAVFSFKLNKPATFNVLSVQEDIRKGQRVEKFSLEVKDAKGNWKKVTEGTTVGHKRLLKFPVETAKEVRLIISEVRAVPAISEIGLYRLRD from the coding sequence ATGTGGCTGAATTCTTATTCCCATTTTTTTAAGGCAACGATAGCTTGTACAAGCTTATTATTCTCGTCGGTAGTTCTTCCAACGCTTCATGCTCAGGAGCAGAACGTTGTAATAATCAATCCGACAGATTCTCCTGCGGAAATTGTTCGTAAGGCAGCAAATGTTGTTCCTTCTGCTCGTCAGTTTAATTGGCAGCGTCAGGAACTTACTGCTTTCTTGCATTATGGTATAAACACCTATACTGGTAGAGAGTGGGGCGATGGTAAGGAATCACCAGCTATCTTCAATCCTACTGACCTTGATGCTGATCAGTGGATACGTGAGTTGAAGGCAGCAGGCTTTAAGTGTGCTATCCTTACTTGTAAGCATCATGATGGTTTCTGTTTGTGGCCATCGGCTTATACAGAACATAGTGTTAAGAACTCTCCATGGAAGAAGGGTAAGGGTGATGTTGTACGTGAGGTGAGCGATGCCTGCAAGAAGTATGGTATGGACTTTGGTGTCTATCTCTCTCCTTGGGATCGTAATTCAGACCTTTATGGAACTGAAGCTTATAACGACTTCTTTGTTAAACAGTTGACAGAATTGCTTACACAATATGGTAAAGTAAGTGAAGTGTGGTTTGATGGTGCTTGTGGTGAAGGACCAAATGGTAAGAAGCAGGTGTATGACTTCGTACGTTGGTATGAGCTTATTCGTAAGTTGCAGCCAAAAGCTGTGATAGCAGTCATGGGACCTGATGTTCGTTGGGTTGGTACAGAGACTGGCCGTGGTCGTGAAATGGAATGGAGTGTTGTGCCAAAGGACAATCTTGATCAGGATGCTATTGCAAAGAACTCACAGAAGGAAGTACTGACTGCACCTGTTGGTGATATGATGGGGCAAGACCTTGGTAGTCGTAAGAAGATTGAAAAGGCAAAGTCACTTATTTGGTATCCTGCTGAGATTGATGTGTCTATCCGTCCAGGATGGTTCTATCATGAGGATCAGGATAGCAAGGTGAAGTCACCAAAGGAACTGATGGATATCTATTTCACATCTGTCGGAATGAATGGTGTACTCCTCTTGAATCTCCCTCCTAACAAGGAAGGTAAACTCTCTGAGGCTGATATAAGAAGTCTTCGTGGTTTCCGCCAGTTATATGCAACAACCTTTACTGATAATCTTTTGGCGAAGGCTAAGGTTACTTGTGCGCTTTCAGAGGGTAAGGGTCGCAATGTTATTGACGATAATTATGACACTTCTGTACGTCCAAAGATGAAGGATGGTAAGGCTGTCTTCTCATTCAAACTGAATAAACCTGCTACATTCAATGTCCTTTCTGTGCAAGAGGATATCCGTAAGGGACAGCGTGTGGAGAAGTTCTCACTCGAAGTAAAGGATGCTAAGGGCAACTGGAAGAAAGTTACAGAGGGTACGACCGTTGGTCATAAGCGTTTGCTTAAGTTCCCTGTTGAGACTGCTAAGGAGGTGCGCCTTATCATCAGTGAGGTGCGTGCCGTACCTGCTATCTCTGAGATTGGTTTGTACCGATTAAGAGATTAA
- a CDS encoding LytTR family DNA-binding domain-containing protein: protein MKQLLIIQNGSTEMMRLAFDEILYIRSDGNYCVMTLSNGEEIQLWMNLKAITELIDQQMRQQEIVFVRVGKQYVLNLHYISRIDTKKDQLSLWRKELSQKIVLDSISHKALQLLEEGIKQKQNEL, encoded by the coding sequence GTGAAACAGCTGTTAATCATACAAAACGGAAGCACAGAAATGATGCGACTGGCGTTTGACGAGATTCTTTATATCCGGTCAGACGGCAACTACTGTGTGATGACACTTTCAAATGGTGAGGAGATACAGCTATGGATGAACCTCAAAGCCATTACAGAACTCATTGATCAACAGATGAGACAGCAAGAAATTGTATTCGTAAGGGTGGGTAAACAATACGTTCTCAACCTTCACTATATCAGTAGAATTGACACGAAGAAGGACCAGCTGAGCCTGTGGAGAAAAGAACTATCACAAAAGATAGTACTCGACTCTATCTCACACAAAGCGTTGCAGCTCCTTGAGGAGGGTATAAAACAAAAGCAGAATGAGTTATAG
- the queC gene encoding 7-cyano-7-deazaguanine synthase QueC, translated as MKDSVIIVSGGLDSITLLYDKAETIALAISFDYGQNHGAKELPYARYHCEKLGIPHITIPLSFMHQYFKSSLLDGADAIPEGHYEEENMKSTVVPFRNGIMLAIATGIAESHELKRVYIANHGGDHTIYPDCRPEFIHAMNGATEAGTFVKVRVEAPYTEITKAEIVARGAALGIDYSKTWSCYKGADIHCGKCGTCVERKEAFEAAGVKDLTIYSKE; from the coding sequence ATGAAAGATTCGGTTATTATTGTCAGTGGTGGACTTGATTCTATCACGTTGCTTTATGATAAGGCGGAGACGATCGCTTTAGCAATCTCTTTCGACTATGGTCAGAACCATGGGGCTAAGGAGCTGCCTTATGCTCGGTATCATTGTGAGAAGTTGGGGATTCCTCATATAACGATTCCACTGTCTTTTATGCACCAGTATTTTAAGAGTTCTCTGCTTGATGGGGCTGATGCTATCCCAGAGGGGCATTATGAAGAAGAGAATATGAAGTCGACGGTTGTACCTTTCCGTAATGGCATTATGCTTGCGATTGCAACGGGGATTGCTGAGAGTCATGAGTTGAAGCGTGTGTATATTGCAAACCATGGTGGTGACCATACGATTTATCCTGACTGCCGTCCAGAGTTTATCCATGCGATGAATGGTGCTACGGAGGCTGGAACTTTTGTGAAAGTGCGTGTGGAGGCTCCTTATACGGAGATTACTAAGGCTGAGATTGTGGCGCGTGGTGCTGCGTTGGGAATAGACTATTCTAAGACTTGGAGTTGCTATAAAGGTGCTGATATTCACTGTGGTAAGTGTGGAACATGCGTTGAACGTAAGGAAGCCTTTGAAGCAGCAGGTGTGAAAGACCTAACGATTTATAGCAAGGAATGA
- a CDS encoding phosphoglycerate kinase has product MKINDFNFAGHKAIVRVDFNVPLDENGHVTDETRIRGALPTLKKVLADGGALIMMSHMGKPKGKVKPELSLSQIVKNVSNALGVEVKFAKDAGNAEAEAAALKPGEALLLENLRYYPEEEGKPIGVEKGTPEFDAAKAEMKERQKDFAKKLASYADVYVNDAFGTAHRKHASTAVIADYFDADHKMLGYLMEKEVTAIDNVLKNAQHPFTAIIGGSKVSSKLAVIKNLLDKVDNLIIGGGMGYTFIKAQGGKIGKSLHEDDLMPEALNVIAAAKEKGVNLSLSVATVCGKDFSNDTERKVFPIDQIPDEWEGMDASDKSIAEWKKIILASKTILWNGPVGVFELENFAKGTGEIAKAVAQATQENGAYSLVGGGDSVAAVNKFGLADKVSYVSTGGGAMLEAIEGKVLPGVAAIEK; this is encoded by the coding sequence ATGAAAATTAACGATTTTAACTTCGCTGGACATAAGGCTATCGTCCGCGTAGACTTCAATGTGCCTTTGGATGAGAATGGTCATGTAACTGACGAGACACGTATCCGTGGTGCTTTGCCAACACTGAAGAAGGTATTGGCTGACGGTGGTGCTCTTATCATGATGAGCCACATGGGTAAGCCAAAGGGCAAAGTGAAGCCAGAGCTTTCATTGAGCCAGATTGTTAAGAACGTAAGCAATGCTCTCGGCGTTGAGGTTAAGTTCGCTAAAGACGCTGGTAACGCTGAAGCTGAGGCTGCTGCATTGAAACCAGGCGAGGCTCTCTTGCTTGAAAACCTCCGTTACTATCCAGAGGAGGAAGGCAAGCCAATTGGTGTTGAGAAGGGAACTCCAGAGTTCGACGCTGCAAAGGCAGAGATGAAGGAACGTCAGAAGGACTTCGCTAAGAAGCTCGCTTCATACGCTGACGTATATGTAAACGATGCATTCGGTACAGCTCACCGCAAGCACGCATCTACAGCAGTTATCGCTGACTACTTCGATGCTGACCACAAGATGTTGGGTTACCTCATGGAAAAAGAGGTTACAGCTATCGACAACGTATTGAAGAACGCTCAGCATCCTTTCACCGCTATCATCGGTGGTTCAAAGGTTAGCTCTAAGCTCGCTGTAATCAAGAACCTCCTTGACAAGGTTGACAACCTCATCATCGGTGGTGGTATGGGTTATACCTTCATCAAGGCACAGGGCGGTAAGATTGGTAAGTCACTCCACGAGGACGATTTGATGCCAGAGGCATTGAACGTTATTGCTGCAGCTAAGGAGAAGGGTGTAAACCTTTCACTCTCTGTTGCTACTGTTTGTGGTAAGGACTTCTCTAACGACACTGAGCGTAAGGTATTCCCTATCGACCAGATTCCTGATGAGTGGGAAGGTATGGACGCATCAGATAAGAGCATCGCAGAGTGGAAGAAGATTATCCTCGCTTCTAAGACAATCCTTTGGAACGGTCCTGTAGGCGTATTCGAGTTGGAGAACTTCGCTAAGGGAACTGGTGAGATTGCTAAGGCTGTTGCACAGGCTACTCAGGAGAATGGTGCTTACTCACTCGTTGGTGGTGGTGACTCTGTTGCTGCTGTTAACAAGTTCGGTCTTGCTGACAAGGTTTCTTATGTATCTACTGGTGGTGGTGCGATGCTCGAGGCTATCGAGGGTAAGGTACTCCCAGGTGTAGCTGCTATCGAGAAGTAA
- a CDS encoding sialidase family protein has product MYKKILLTVSLCASLLQVGAVGTEKSNNIKNDDGFTTIVFDRANSPVPYRIPAITETRKGTLLAACDFRLSHTDVGWNNRNGLWQINIVMRTSKDFGKTWSDTVCVARGNEHAADPIRTAFGDPSIIADRTSDNVLLHCVAGKSAYQTATRQNPQHAYFFHSTDGGKTWDNGTDLTEMIHSLYDGKLPNGGNPDGIFLTSGKIMQSRYIRKGKFYRLYVAHPIRQKGVDRCGTFVIYSDDFGHTWHVLGTPSKAPSIAQDESKVEEMPDGSVLLSCRDVYGGRRFNIFTYKDAAKATGSWGEEVMPQNMTGKQVNACNGGILIVPAKRVADGKKLFVALQSVPLSARRDSVGFFYKELASYADYSSAQALGRNWKKGLRVTDESSCYSTMVLMKNQRIGFLYEVRGQNDGYDIEFKSLSLKAITNGEYDILPYVDRSKYVVDAAKIHQTKAPLAVKKKQVKRKK; this is encoded by the coding sequence ATGTATAAGAAGATCTTATTAACTGTTTCCCTCTGCGCCTCACTCTTACAGGTAGGTGCAGTAGGAACAGAGAAGAGCAATAATATCAAGAACGATGATGGTTTTACCACCATCGTTTTTGATAGAGCAAACAGCCCTGTTCCTTATCGTATCCCAGCTATTACCGAGACACGTAAGGGAACACTGTTAGCAGCTTGCGACTTCCGCCTTAGTCATACCGACGTGGGATGGAACAACAGAAATGGTTTATGGCAGATTAACATTGTTATGCGAACGAGTAAGGACTTTGGTAAGACATGGTCTGACACTGTTTGCGTGGCACGAGGTAACGAACATGCAGCAGACCCAATCCGCACAGCTTTCGGTGACCCAAGTATCATTGCTGACCGCACGTCAGACAATGTGTTACTTCATTGTGTGGCGGGTAAGAGTGCCTACCAAACAGCTACTCGTCAGAACCCACAACATGCTTACTTCTTCCATAGTACTGATGGTGGTAAGACATGGGACAATGGAACAGATCTTACCGAGATGATTCACAGTCTCTACGATGGAAAGCTACCTAATGGTGGCAACCCAGATGGTATCTTCCTCACATCAGGTAAGATTATGCAGAGCCGTTACATCCGCAAAGGCAAGTTCTATCGTCTTTACGTAGCACATCCTATCCGTCAGAAAGGCGTTGACCGTTGCGGTACTTTCGTTATCTATTCTGATGACTTCGGTCACACATGGCACGTCTTAGGTACTCCTTCAAAGGCTCCTTCTATTGCACAGGATGAGTCAAAGGTTGAGGAGATGCCAGATGGTAGCGTATTACTTAGCTGCCGTGACGTTTACGGAGGCAGACGATTCAACATCTTTACTTACAAAGATGCTGCGAAGGCTACAGGTAGCTGGGGTGAAGAGGTCATGCCACAGAATATGACTGGCAAGCAGGTAAATGCCTGCAATGGCGGTATTTTGATTGTTCCTGCAAAGAGAGTAGCTGACGGTAAGAAGCTTTTTGTAGCCCTTCAGTCAGTTCCACTCAGCGCACGACGTGACAGTGTAGGTTTCTTCTATAAGGAGTTAGCATCTTATGCTGACTACTCTTCTGCCCAGGCATTAGGTAGAAACTGGAAGAAAGGTTTGCGCGTAACCGACGAGTCTTCATGCTACTCAACAATGGTTCTTATGAAGAACCAGCGCATCGGCTTCCTCTATGAGGTACGCGGACAGAATGACGGCTATGATATTGAGTTCAAAAGTCTGTCATTGAAGGCGATTACTAATGGAGAATATGACATTCTTCCTTACGTTGATCGTTCTAAGTACGTGGTTGATGCAGCTAAGATACATCAAACCAAAGCACCACTTGCTGTAAAAAAAAAGCAAGTGAAAAGAAAGAAATAA
- a CDS encoding SanA/YdcF family protein, which yields MCNIIVDKNAKGRTFNDINDVPTMQTALLLGTNPKARGGKRPSSFYMARIKATAELYKHGKFRQLIISGDKREGYDEPQTMRHDLIERGVPDSIITMDGQGYRTLLSMRNIKQHFRVNDMIIISQKWHNERSIFLADKMNIKAVGYNADDVRHPRAIWTHIRELLARVKLFIDLYITHRKDFCE from the coding sequence TTGTGTAATATTATTGTTGATAAGAATGCAAAAGGAAGAACATTCAATGATATCAATGATGTTCCCACTATGCAGACAGCCTTACTGCTCGGCACTAACCCAAAGGCAAGGGGAGGTAAAAGACCGAGTTCCTTCTATATGGCACGTATCAAGGCGACTGCAGAACTATATAAACATGGGAAGTTCCGACAGCTTATCATTAGTGGTGACAAGCGAGAAGGCTATGACGAACCACAAACAATGCGCCACGACCTTATAGAAAGAGGTGTTCCTGATAGTATCATCACAATGGACGGACAAGGCTATCGTACCCTACTGTCTATGAGAAATATCAAACAACACTTTCGGGTTAACGATATGATTATCATCTCACAGAAGTGGCACAATGAGCGTAGCATCTTCTTAGCAGACAAGATGAATATTAAAGCTGTGGGATATAATGCTGATGACGTACGACATCCAAGAGCTATATGGACACATATAAGGGAGTTATTGGCAAGAGTTAAACTCTTTATTGACTTGTATATTACACATCGAAAAGACTTCTGTGAGTAG
- a CDS encoding MFS transporter has protein sequence MSLNPKNLKEENKILHSPATWVPTLYFAMGMPFVVLNMVCTLMYKGMGVSDGQIAFWTSLIMLPWTLKPLWSPFLEIYKTKKFFVVLTQLLTGVLFALVAFALHLPFFFPVTIAILAVIAMSGATHDIAADGTYMSVLSNEEQARWIGWQGAFYNIAKIAATGGLVYLAGTFIEHFGVTKAWMFIMFIIATIMLVIGCYHIFILPNPKKATVDSPKTLKESLGELVEVFIDFFKKKHIVYYIFFIILYRFAEGFVMKILPLFLKASRAKQGLGLSEQEIGLCYGTFGAAAFVIGSILAGYYIAWRGLQKSLFSLALIFNIPFIAYTLLAVYQPENLWLIGGAIVMENFGYGFGFVGLPLFMMQQIAPGKHQMAHYAFASGIMNLGVMLPGMLSGIFSDMLGYRHFFIFVLVCTIPALLITWFVPFTYADNTKKEKIEA, from the coding sequence ATGAGTCTAAACCCTAAGAACCTAAAAGAGGAAAACAAGATACTGCATAGTCCAGCAACATGGGTTCCTACGCTTTATTTTGCCATGGGTATGCCTTTCGTCGTACTCAATATGGTTTGTACATTAATGTATAAAGGAATGGGAGTATCTGATGGACAGATAGCTTTCTGGACCTCTCTCATCATGCTTCCTTGGACCTTAAAGCCGTTATGGAGCCCGTTCTTAGAAATTTATAAGACAAAGAAGTTCTTTGTTGTATTGACACAGCTGCTTACAGGTGTGCTTTTTGCATTAGTAGCCTTTGCACTTCATCTTCCTTTCTTCTTCCCCGTCACAATAGCGATACTTGCTGTTATCGCGATGAGTGGTGCTACACATGATATTGCTGCAGACGGAACCTATATGTCTGTACTCTCAAACGAAGAGCAAGCACGATGGATTGGTTGGCAAGGAGCATTCTATAATATTGCAAAGATTGCTGCGACTGGAGGATTAGTCTACCTTGCAGGTACGTTTATTGAACATTTCGGCGTAACAAAGGCATGGATGTTTATCATGTTTATTATCGCTACAATCATGTTAGTGATAGGCTGTTACCATATCTTTATACTCCCCAATCCAAAGAAAGCAACAGTCGATTCTCCTAAAACATTAAAAGAATCGTTAGGTGAACTTGTTGAGGTATTTATCGACTTTTTCAAGAAGAAACACATAGTATATTATATCTTCTTCATCATTCTCTATCGCTTTGCTGAAGGATTTGTAATGAAGATTCTTCCTCTCTTCCTTAAGGCATCACGTGCCAAACAAGGTTTGGGATTAAGTGAACAAGAGATTGGACTCTGCTATGGAACCTTTGGTGCTGCAGCATTCGTTATTGGCTCAATCCTTGCAGGCTATTACATCGCATGGAGAGGATTGCAGAAGAGCCTCTTCTCCCTCGCATTAATCTTTAATATTCCATTTATTGCCTATACATTATTAGCTGTCTATCAACCAGAAAACCTTTGGTTGATTGGTGGTGCTATCGTTATGGAAAACTTTGGCTATGGCTTCGGCTTTGTTGGACTTCCACTCTTTATGATGCAGCAGATTGCACCGGGTAAACACCAGATGGCGCACTATGCTTTTGCAAGTGGTATTATGAACTTGGGTGTAATGTTACCGGGTATGTTGAGTGGTATTTTCAGTGACATGTTGGGTTATCGTCACTTCTTTATCTTCGTCTTGGTATGTACCATTCCAGCGCTGCTTATAACATGGTTCGTTCCATTCACATACGCAGACAACACGAAGAAAGAAAAGATTGAAGCATAA
- a CDS encoding glucosamine-6-phosphate deaminase codes for MKLNLSSQIVLNQIPEEFYRPATAIERSEITRFEKVPTDIFPTIEEGAIDIANHLEADIKKREQEGRKYVMGVGSGSSLTPIFQELIKRHQAGKLSFKNVVVFNAYEYFPLSEENVNRGINQLKERFLNHIDIDVENIFTPDGTIAQNDVQEHCRQYEQHIKELGGLDVILLGIGRMGNIATNEPGSSITSASRLILIDETSREEMKMSFGSQESVPPCSITMGVSTILSARKIFLTAWGEEKAEIIKKTVEGKVSDAIPASFLQTHNDAHVVIDLSAAAKLTRIQHPWLVASCKWTDKLVRSALVWLCQITGKPLLKLTNKDYNENGLSELLALYGSAYNANIKIFNDLQHTITGWPGGKPDADDTYRPERAKPFPKRVIVFSPHPDDDVISMGGTLRRLVQQGHDVHVAYETSGNIAVGDEEVVRFMHFINGFNQLFANEQDEVIKSKYKEIKEFLKNKKEGDIDSQDIRTIKGLIRRGEARTASTFNQIPLDHVHFLDLPFYESGKIEKLPMGEADVNIVRELITKVKPHQIYVAGDLADPHGTHRKCTDAVLAAIDLEKEAKAEWLKDCRVWMYRGAWAEWEIENIEMCVPISPEELRAKRNSILKHQSQMESAPFLGNDERLFWQRSEDRNRGTAKLYDDLGLACYEAMEAFVEYKF; via the coding sequence ATGAAACTGAATTTAAGTTCACAGATTGTACTCAATCAAATTCCTGAGGAGTTTTATCGTCCAGCAACAGCTATTGAACGCTCTGAGATAACACGTTTTGAGAAGGTTCCTACTGATATCTTCCCAACAATTGAAGAAGGAGCTATCGACATTGCCAACCATCTTGAGGCAGACATCAAGAAGAGAGAACAGGAAGGAAGAAAATATGTTATGGGCGTAGGCTCTGGTTCTTCCCTCACTCCTATCTTCCAGGAGCTTATCAAACGTCATCAGGCTGGCAAGTTGAGTTTCAAGAATGTTGTTGTATTCAATGCATACGAGTACTTCCCACTGAGCGAAGAAAACGTAAACCGTGGTATCAATCAGCTTAAAGAGCGTTTCTTGAATCATATTGATATTGATGTAGAGAACATCTTTACACCAGATGGAACTATTGCTCAGAATGATGTACAGGAGCATTGCCGCCAGTACGAGCAGCATATTAAGGAGTTAGGTGGCCTTGATGTTATCCTTTTAGGTATTGGTCGTATGGGTAATATCGCTACCAACGAACCCGGTTCAAGCATTACCTCTGCTTCACGTCTTATCTTGATTGACGAGACATCACGTGAGGAGATGAAGATGAGCTTCGGTTCTCAGGAGTCTGTTCCTCCATGTTCTATCACTATGGGTGTTAGCACTATCCTCTCTGCACGTAAGATATTCCTTACAGCATGGGGTGAAGAGAAAGCTGAAATTATCAAGAAGACCGTTGAAGGTAAAGTAAGTGATGCTATTCCAGCATCATTCTTGCAGACACATAACGATGCACATGTTGTTATTGACCTCTCTGCAGCCGCTAAGTTGACACGTATTCAGCATCCTTGGCTTGTTGCTTCATGCAAATGGACAGATAAGTTAGTACGCTCTGCACTTGTTTGGCTATGCCAGATTACAGGTAAGCCACTTCTCAAGTTGACCAACAAGGATTACAATGAGAATGGTCTTAGCGAACTCCTTGCACTCTATGGTTCTGCATACAATGCAAATATCAAAATCTTCAATGATCTCCAGCATACAATTACAGGTTGGCCAGGTGGTAAGCCAGATGCTGACGACACCTATCGTCCAGAACGTGCTAAACCTTTCCCAAAGAGAGTGATTGTATTCTCTCCACACCCTGACGATGATGTTATCTCAATGGGTGGTACCCTCCGCCGTTTAGTACAGCAGGGACACGATGTTCACGTAGCTTACGAAACATCAGGCAACATCGCTGTAGGTGATGAGGAGGTAGTACGCTTCATGCACTTCATCAACGGCTTTAATCAACTCTTTGCTAATGAGCAAGATGAGGTTATTAAGTCTAAGTACAAAGAGATTAAGGAGTTCTTGAAGAACAAGAAGGAAGGAGACATCGACTCACAGGATATCCGTACCATCAAGGGACTTATCCGTCGTGGCGAGGCACGTACTGCTTCAACCTTCAACCAGATTCCTCTCGACCATGTTCACTTCCTCGACCTTCCTTTCTATGAGTCTGGTAAGATTGAGAAACTTCCAATGGGCGAAGCTGACGTGAATATTGTAAGAGAACTCATTACTAAGGTTAAACCTCATCAGATTTATGTAGCTGGTGACTTGGCTGACCCACACGGTACTCACCGTAAGTGTACAGATGCTGTCCTTGCAGCTATCGACCTTGAGAAGGAAGCTAAGGCTGAGTGGTTGAAGGATTGCCGTGTATGGATGTATCGTGGTGCCTGGGCAGAATGGGAAATTGAGAACATCGAGATGTGTGTTCCTATCAGCCCTGAGGAGCTGCGTGCAAAGCGTAACTCTATCCTCAAACACCAGAGCCAGATGGAAAGTGCGCCATTCCTTGGCAACGACGAACGTCTCTTCTGGCAGCGTTCAGAAGACCGCAATCGTGGTACTGCTAAACTCTATGATGACTTAGGTTTGGCTTGCTACGAGGCAATGGAAGCATTTGTTGAATACAAGTTTTAG
- the nagB gene encoding glucosamine-6-phosphate deaminase, with protein sequence MRLIIEPNYEKLSKWAANYVIERINAAKNQDKPFVLGLPTGSSPEGMYAELVKAYKEDRVSFKNVVTFNMDEYVGLPESHPQSYHSFMAENLFNHIDCPKENIHILNGNAENLEAECQHYEEMIREAGGIDLFLGGIGPDGHIAFNEPGSSLRSRTRIKTLTSDTRIANSRFFDNDPNKVPVHALTVGVGTVMDAKEVLILVNGHNKAEALRAVVEGPLTQKWTISALQMHEHGIIVCDESATDKLTVETYKYFKDIEKENL encoded by the coding sequence ATGAGATTAATAATAGAACCTAACTACGAAAAGTTATCTAAATGGGCAGCAAACTACGTTATTGAGCGTATCAATGCTGCTAAGAATCAAGACAAGCCTTTTGTACTCGGTTTGCCAACTGGTTCTTCACCAGAAGGTATGTATGCTGAGTTGGTAAAGGCTTATAAAGAAGATAGGGTAAGCTTTAAAAATGTTGTTACATTCAACATGGATGAGTATGTTGGTTTGCCAGAGAGTCACCCACAGAGCTATCACAGCTTTATGGCTGAGAATCTCTTTAACCACATCGACTGTCCAAAGGAGAACATTCATATCTTGAATGGTAATGCAGAGAACCTCGAAGCAGAGTGTCAGCATTATGAGGAGATGATTCGTGAGGCAGGCGGTATCGACCTCTTCTTGGGTGGTATCGGTCCTGATGGTCACATTGCCTTCAACGAACCAGGTTCATCTCTCCGTTCACGCACTCGTATCAAGACATTGACATCAGATACACGTATTGCAAACTCACGCTTCTTTGACAATGACCCTAACAAGGTTCCAGTACATGCTTTGACTGTAGGTGTGGGTACTGTAATGGATGCTAAGGAAGTATTAATTCTTGTAAATGGTCACAACAAGGCAGAAGCTTTGCGTGCTGTTGTAGAAGGCCCACTCACACAGAAGTGGACAATCAGTGCTTTACAGATGCACGAGCACGGTATCATCGTTTGTGATGAAAGTGCAACAGACAAACTAACAGTAGAAACATACAAATACTTTAAAGACATAGAAAAGGAGAACTTGTAA